A genomic window from Pseudonocardia broussonetiae includes:
- the lon gene encoding endopeptidase La produces the protein MTETLKLPVLPLADSVVLPGMVVPVRLDDSEVQAAVDAAQSVDRKVLVVPRLDGRYAAVGTIAVLEQVGRLPSGERAAVVRGEGRAQIGSGVTGPGAALWVEATPVEDGPVTGHATELAKEYKALVVGILQQRGAWQVIDSVQQITDPGQLADTAGWASYLDLEHKAQLLAETDVVKRLELLVEWTRAHVAEQEVSEKISHDVREGMEKTQREFLLRQQLAAIRKELGEGEPDGSDDYRARVEAADLPEHVRTAALTEVGKLERASDQSPESGWIRTWLDTVLDIPWTESTTDNTDLKAARAILDADHAGLDDVKERLIEFLAVRARRDRKGMEKVGGRGSGAVLSLVGPPGVGKTSLGESVAHALGRKFVRVALGGVRDEAEIRGHRRTYVGALPGRIVRAIREAGTMNPVVLLDEIDKVGSDFRGDPTAALLEVLDPAQNHTFRDHYLEVDLDLSDVLFLATANGFDTIPGPLLDRMEVVTLDGYTEAEKVAIARDHLLPRQIEKAGLDASDVEFTDVALSMIAAEYTREAGVRQLERGLAKALRKVAVRLDRSDAGSADAAPGESVERPVHIDADALVTFLGRPKFTPESAERTSVPGVATGLAVTGAGGDVLFIEATAMDGDPGLTLTGQLGDVMKESVSIALSYLRSKGLAGDLASRKLHVHVPAGAVPKDGPSAGVTMTTALASLASGRPVKASVGMTGEVTLQGKVLPIGGVKQKLLAAHRAGLTDVIIPKRNEPDLDDLPEGIRGELRIHPVADVAEVLELALEPAEVTAAA, from the coding sequence ATGACAGAGACGCTGAAGCTGCCGGTGCTTCCGCTCGCCGACTCGGTGGTGCTGCCCGGCATGGTGGTTCCCGTTCGACTCGATGACTCCGAGGTCCAGGCGGCGGTCGACGCAGCGCAGAGCGTCGACCGCAAGGTCCTGGTCGTCCCCCGCCTCGACGGCAGGTACGCCGCCGTGGGCACGATCGCCGTCCTCGAGCAGGTCGGCAGGCTCCCCAGCGGGGAGCGCGCGGCCGTGGTGCGCGGCGAGGGCCGCGCGCAGATCGGGTCCGGCGTGACCGGCCCCGGCGCCGCCCTCTGGGTGGAGGCCACCCCCGTCGAGGACGGGCCCGTCACCGGGCACGCGACGGAGCTGGCGAAGGAGTACAAGGCGCTGGTCGTCGGCATCCTGCAGCAGCGGGGCGCCTGGCAGGTGATCGACTCGGTGCAGCAGATCACCGACCCCGGCCAGCTCGCCGACACCGCGGGGTGGGCCTCCTACCTCGACCTGGAGCACAAGGCCCAGCTGCTCGCCGAGACCGACGTGGTCAAGCGGCTCGAGCTGCTCGTCGAGTGGACGCGCGCGCACGTCGCCGAGCAGGAGGTCTCCGAGAAGATCTCGCACGACGTCCGCGAGGGCATGGAGAAGACCCAGCGCGAGTTCCTGCTGCGCCAGCAGCTGGCCGCGATCCGCAAGGAGCTCGGCGAGGGCGAGCCGGACGGCTCGGACGACTACCGCGCCCGCGTGGAGGCCGCCGACCTGCCCGAGCACGTCCGCACCGCCGCGCTGACCGAGGTCGGCAAGCTGGAGCGCGCGTCGGACCAGAGCCCGGAGTCGGGCTGGATCCGCACGTGGCTCGACACCGTCCTCGACATCCCGTGGACGGAGTCCACGACCGACAACACGGACCTGAAGGCGGCCCGGGCCATCCTGGACGCCGACCACGCCGGCCTCGACGACGTCAAGGAGCGGCTGATCGAGTTCCTGGCCGTGCGCGCGCGTCGTGACCGCAAGGGCATGGAGAAGGTCGGCGGCCGCGGCTCCGGCGCGGTGCTCTCGCTCGTCGGCCCGCCCGGCGTCGGCAAGACCTCGCTCGGCGAGTCGGTCGCGCACGCGCTCGGCCGCAAGTTCGTCCGCGTGGCGCTGGGCGGCGTCCGCGACGAGGCCGAGATCCGGGGACACCGCCGCACCTACGTCGGCGCGCTGCCCGGCCGGATCGTCCGCGCGATCCGCGAGGCCGGCACGATGAACCCCGTCGTGCTGCTCGACGAGATCGACAAGGTCGGCAGCGACTTCCGGGGCGACCCGACGGCCGCGCTGCTCGAGGTGCTCGACCCGGCGCAGAACCACACGTTCCGGGACCACTACCTCGAGGTCGACCTCGACCTGTCCGACGTGCTGTTCCTGGCCACCGCCAACGGCTTCGACACGATCCCCGGCCCGCTGCTCGACCGCATGGAGGTCGTGACGCTGGACGGCTACACCGAGGCGGAGAAGGTCGCCATCGCGCGCGACCACCTGCTGCCCCGGCAGATCGAGAAGGCCGGCCTGGACGCCTCCGACGTCGAGTTCACCGACGTCGCGCTGTCGATGATCGCCGCGGAGTACACCCGCGAGGCGGGCGTGCGGCAGCTGGAGCGGGGCCTCGCCAAGGCGCTGCGCAAGGTGGCCGTGCGGCTGGACCGGTCCGATGCGGGCTCCGCTGACGCTGCGCCCGGCGAGTCGGTCGAGCGGCCGGTGCACATCGACGCCGACGCGCTCGTCACGTTCCTCGGACGGCCGAAGTTCACCCCCGAGTCGGCGGAGCGCACCTCGGTGCCCGGCGTCGCGACGGGGCTGGCCGTCACCGGCGCCGGTGGCGACGTCCTGTTCATCGAGGCCACGGCCATGGACGGCGACCCCGGCCTGACGCTCACCGGACAGCTCGGTGACGTCATGAAGGAGTCGGTGTCGATCGCGCTGAGCTACCTGCGGTCCAAGGGCCTGGCCGGTGACCTGGCGTCGCGCAAGCTGCACGTCCACGTGCCGGCGGGCGCGGTCCCCAAGGACGGCCCGAGCGCGGGCGTCACGATGACGACGGCGCTGGCCTCGCTCGCGAGCGGGCGGCCGGTGAAGGCGTCGGTGGGCATGACCGGTGAGGTCACGCTGCAGGGCAAGGTCCTCCCGATCGGCGGGGTCAAGCAGAAGCTGCTGGCCGCGCACCGGGCCGGACTGACCGACGTGATCATCCCCAAGCGCAACGAGCCCGACCTGGACGACCTGCCCGAGGGCATCCGCGGTGAGCTGCGGATCCACCCGGTGGCCGACGTCGCCGAGGTCCTGGAGCTGGCCCTGGAGCCGGCCGAGGTGACCGCGGCGGCCTGA
- a CDS encoding L,D-transpeptidase: protein MRRILLVVAVLLVGVLGVASLATVATAAGPDAPSPSSLPVASVLLQPVAGAVDVSPAEPATVAVPDGTLDGVTLTGPDGTAVAGAVADDGRSWSTTADLAYDTTYTWAGTATGADGAPLPVAGSFTTAAPADVVRGVLNIGDDRTVGVAAPIEIQFDAHVEDRAAVERALSVETSVPVEGSWGWLPDENGGSRVHWRPAEYWPAGTRVTVTADLYGVPYGDGAYGRADVTSTFGIGRAQIVRADVNSHRMLVIRDGVQVADYPASYGLSGDPDRTTRSGIHVVSERFTDKRMVSERYGYDLVEKWAVRISNNGEFIHANPASASAQGSSNVTHGCVNLSTADAQAYYDTALYGDPVEVTGTDVPLASRDGDIWDWTLSYDQWRGLSAL from the coding sequence ATGCGGCGCATCCTGCTCGTGGTGGCGGTACTGCTGGTGGGCGTGCTGGGCGTGGCGAGCCTCGCCACGGTGGCCACGGCCGCCGGCCCGGACGCCCCGTCCCCGTCGTCCCTGCCGGTGGCGTCGGTGCTGCTCCAGCCCGTGGCGGGGGCCGTGGACGTCAGCCCGGCGGAGCCCGCCACCGTCGCGGTCCCCGACGGCACCCTCGACGGCGTCACCCTCACCGGTCCCGACGGCACGGCCGTCGCGGGCGCGGTGGCCGACGACGGCCGCTCGTGGAGCACCACGGCCGACCTCGCCTACGACACCACCTACACCTGGGCCGGCACGGCGACCGGTGCCGACGGCGCGCCGCTGCCCGTCGCGGGCTCGTTCACCACCGCGGCCCCGGCCGACGTCGTGCGCGGCGTGCTCAACATCGGCGACGACCGCACCGTCGGCGTCGCCGCCCCGATCGAGATCCAGTTCGACGCCCACGTCGAGGACCGCGCGGCCGTCGAGCGGGCGCTCTCGGTCGAGACCTCGGTGCCGGTGGAGGGCTCGTGGGGCTGGCTGCCCGACGAGAACGGCGGCTCGCGCGTGCACTGGCGGCCCGCGGAGTACTGGCCGGCCGGCACGCGCGTCACGGTCACGGCCGACCTGTACGGCGTCCCGTACGGCGACGGCGCCTACGGCCGCGCCGACGTCACCAGCACCTTCGGGATCGGGCGCGCGCAGATCGTCCGGGCCGACGTGAACAGCCACCGCATGCTGGTGATCCGCGACGGCGTGCAGGTGGCCGACTACCCCGCGAGCTACGGCCTGTCCGGCGACCCCGACCGCACCACCCGCTCGGGCATCCACGTCGTCTCCGAGCGGTTCACCGACAAGCGGATGGTGAGCGAGCGCTACGGCTACGACCTCGTCGAGAAGTGGGCGGTGCGGATCAGCAACAACGGGGAGTTCATCCACGCCAACCCGGCGTCGGCGTCGGCGCAGGGCTCGTCGAACGTCACCCACGGGTGCGTCAACCTCTCCACGGCCGACGCGCAGGCCTACTACGACACGGCGCTGTACGGCGACCCGGTCGAGGTCACCGGCACCGACGTCCCGCTCGCCTCGCGCGACGGCGACATCTGGGACTGGACCCTGTCCTACGACCAGTGGCGCGGGCTCTCGGCGCTGTAG
- a CDS encoding DUF2516 family protein translates to MYEFLDVLDNYILWGIGLLAIPVGGFAFVHALMQRADAFTAADKLTKPAWLGITGASVLILVVFYGGLGSSGSLFWLAALVASLVYIVDVRPAIVGVQGGGPHW, encoded by the coding sequence GTGTACGAGTTCCTCGATGTCCTGGATAACTACATCCTGTGGGGCATCGGGCTGCTCGCGATCCCCGTCGGCGGCTTCGCCTTCGTGCACGCGCTGATGCAGCGGGCCGACGCGTTCACCGCGGCCGACAAGCTCACCAAGCCCGCGTGGCTCGGCATCACGGGCGCCAGCGTCCTGATCCTCGTCGTCTTCTACGGCGGGCTCGGCAGCAGCGGGTCGCTGTTCTGGCTGGCCGCGCTGGTGGCGTCGCTGGTCTACATCGTCGACGTCCGTCCGGCCATCGTCGGCGTGCAGGGCGGCGGACCGCACTGGTGA
- a CDS encoding YbaK/EbsC family protein, translated as MTWPVLGTLHAVPALDRPDLLAEPVARALKELDPADAALVGVAEIDPTLADTAEFCAAYGSPLDGSANCVVVAGRRGEAVRYAACLVLATTRADVNGLVRRRLDARKASFAPMDDAVAITGMEYGGITPVGLPADWPVLVDAAVAAAPAVVIGSGVRHSKLALPGELAARLPGVEVVEGLGR; from the coding sequence GTGACCTGGCCCGTCCTCGGCACCCTCCACGCGGTGCCGGCGCTCGACCGCCCCGACCTGCTCGCCGAGCCGGTCGCCCGCGCGCTCAAGGAGCTCGACCCCGCCGACGCCGCCCTCGTCGGCGTCGCGGAGATCGACCCGACGCTCGCCGACACGGCGGAGTTCTGCGCGGCCTACGGCTCGCCGCTCGACGGCTCCGCCAACTGCGTCGTCGTGGCCGGGCGGCGCGGGGAGGCCGTCCGCTACGCCGCCTGCCTGGTGCTGGCCACCACCCGCGCCGACGTCAACGGGCTGGTCCGCCGCCGCCTCGACGCCCGCAAGGCCTCCTTCGCCCCGATGGACGACGCCGTGGCGATCACCGGCATGGAGTACGGCGGCATCACCCCGGTCGGGCTGCCCGCCGACTGGCCCGTGCTCGTCGACGCGGCGGTGGCGGCCGCGCCCGCCGTCGTCATCGGGTCGGGGGTGCGGCACTCCAAGCTCGCCCTGCCCGGGGAGCTGGCCGCCCGCCTGCCCGGCGTCGAGGTCGTCGAGGGTCTCGGCAGGTAG
- the purU gene encoding formyltetrahydrofolate deformylase, with protein MEPSTEHRYVITLSCPDTTGIVARISTFLADAGGWIVEAGYHSDPSTGWFFTRQVVRADSLPFDAAELRERFAGVAAEIGPQAQWTVTDTAEPKRAVVLVSRETHCLHDLLGRASSGELPVRLEAVVGNHEVLGDIVRAHGVPFHHVPFPVAGDPRREAGKVESFERVRQIVDAHEPDAVVLARFMQVLPAHLCERWAGRALNIHHSFLPSFVGAKPYHQAYARGVKLIGATCHYVTADLDAGPIVEQDVIRVDHGDTAADMVRRGRDIERLVLSRGLRWHLEDRVLVHGNKTVVFR; from the coding sequence GTGGAGCCGAGCACGGAGCACCGCTACGTCATCACGCTGAGCTGCCCCGACACCACGGGCATCGTCGCCCGGATCTCCACGTTCCTGGCCGACGCCGGCGGGTGGATCGTCGAGGCGGGCTACCACTCCGACCCGAGCACCGGCTGGTTCTTCACCCGCCAGGTCGTGCGCGCCGACTCCCTGCCCTTCGACGCCGCCGAGCTGCGCGAGCGCTTCGCCGGGGTGGCGGCCGAGATCGGCCCGCAGGCGCAGTGGACGGTCACCGACACGGCCGAGCCCAAGCGAGCCGTGGTGCTGGTCAGCAGGGAGACGCACTGCCTGCACGACCTGCTCGGCCGCGCGTCGAGCGGCGAGCTGCCCGTGCGCCTGGAGGCCGTCGTGGGCAACCACGAGGTCCTCGGCGACATCGTGCGCGCGCACGGCGTGCCGTTCCACCACGTGCCGTTCCCGGTGGCGGGCGACCCGCGCCGCGAGGCGGGCAAGGTCGAGTCGTTCGAGCGGGTGCGGCAGATCGTCGACGCCCACGAGCCCGACGCCGTCGTGCTGGCGCGGTTCATGCAGGTCCTGCCCGCGCACCTGTGCGAGCGGTGGGCCGGGCGCGCGCTCAACATCCACCACAGCTTCCTGCCCTCGTTCGTCGGCGCGAAGCCCTACCACCAGGCCTACGCGCGGGGCGTCAAGCTGATCGGGGCCACCTGCCACTACGTCACGGCCGACCTCGACGCTGGCCCGATCGTGGAGCAGGACGTCATCCGGGTCGACCACGGCGACACCGCGGCCGACATGGTGCGTCGCGGCCGCGACATCGAGCGCCTCGTGCTCTCCCGCGGGCTGCGCTGGCACCTGGAGGACCGGGTGCTGGTGCACGGCAACAAGACCGTGGTGTTCCGCTAG
- a CDS encoding DUF2505 domain-containing protein: MPRQIDYRSSSPHGADDVAAVMLDEEYLRARLVQLGGPGAKVLAHEAHDGGGRYTIRHGVDEAALPSIVTSLVSGNLVIQRTESLRREAPGRYRGDVDVLIPGTPASAAGTLELRDTGSGSELLVRADVTVKVPFLGGKIEGVIADQVQQLLAAETAFTLEWLDGKHR, from the coding sequence ATGCCACGTCAGATCGACTACCGGTCGTCGTCACCGCACGGCGCCGACGACGTCGCCGCGGTGATGCTCGACGAGGAGTACCTGCGCGCCCGCCTGGTGCAGCTCGGCGGCCCGGGGGCGAAGGTCCTGGCGCACGAGGCGCACGACGGCGGCGGGCGGTACACGATCCGCCACGGCGTCGACGAGGCCGCGCTGCCCTCGATCGTCACCTCGCTCGTCAGCGGCAACCTCGTCATCCAGCGCACCGAGTCGCTGCGCCGCGAGGCGCCCGGCCGCTACCGGGGCGACGTCGACGTGCTGATCCCCGGCACGCCCGCGTCGGCCGCCGGCACGCTCGAGCTGCGCGACACCGGCTCGGGCAGCGAGCTGCTGGTGCGCGCCGACGTCACCGTCAAGGTGCCGTTCCTCGGCGGGAAGATCGAGGGCGTGATCGCCGACCAGGTGCAGCAGCTGCTGGCCGCGGAGACGGCGTTCACGCTCGAGTGGCTCGACGGGAAGCACCGCTGA
- the crcB gene encoding fluoride efflux transporter CrcB, with protein sequence MPAALTGQAPALGAVAVGGALGALARWGAGLAVTAGPGAFPLATFAVNTAGCLLIGALLVVLTEVVTAHPLARPFLATGVLGGFTTFSTYAVDVHALLGAGRPGVAAAYLVGTLLAALAATWLGARLARAAAGVPR encoded by the coding sequence GTGCCCGCTGCGCTGACCGGCCAGGCCCCCGCACTGGGCGCCGTCGCCGTCGGGGGCGCGCTCGGGGCGCTCGCCCGCTGGGGCGCGGGGCTGGCCGTGACGGCCGGGCCGGGGGCGTTCCCGCTCGCCACGTTCGCCGTCAACACCGCCGGGTGCCTGCTCATCGGCGCGCTGCTGGTGGTGCTCACCGAGGTCGTGACGGCGCACCCGCTGGCCCGCCCGTTCCTCGCCACCGGCGTGCTCGGCGGGTTCACGACGTTCTCCACCTACGCCGTCGACGTCCACGCCCTGCTGGGCGCCGGGCGGCCCGGCGTCGCCGCGGCGTACCTGGTCGGCACGCTGCTCGCGGCGCTGGCCGCCACCTGGCTCGGCGCCCGCCTCGCCCGCGCGGCCGCGGGGGTGCCGCGGTGA
- a CDS encoding SRPBCC domain-containing protein gives MSAPREIVLRKEFPDPVDDVWSAVTDSERLGRWFGTYTGRGRVGGTVEFTVTGEVDAGGEVAQPVTVTIHECDAPRRLVVDIPEDATRSWRVAVDIEPAGEGAVLVFTQAVLEGMDGADIAAGWRWYLDRLEASLHDAEMPQWAAYAPS, from the coding sequence ATGAGCGCACCGCGTGAGATCGTCCTGCGCAAGGAGTTCCCGGACCCCGTCGACGACGTGTGGTCGGCCGTGACCGACTCCGAGCGCCTGGGCCGCTGGTTCGGCACCTACACCGGGCGCGGGCGGGTCGGCGGCACCGTCGAGTTCACCGTCACCGGCGAGGTCGACGCGGGCGGCGAGGTGGCGCAGCCGGTCACGGTCACGATCCACGAGTGCGACGCCCCGCGCCGGCTCGTCGTCGACATCCCGGAGGACGCGACCCGCTCCTGGCGGGTGGCCGTCGACATCGAGCCGGCCGGCGAGGGCGCGGTGCTGGTGTTCACCCAGGCGGTGCTCGAGGGCATGGACGGGGCCGACATCGCCGCCGGCTGGCGCTGGTACCTCGACCGCCTCGAGGCGTCGCTGCACGACGCCGAGATGCCGCAGTGGGCGGCGTACGCGCCGTCCTGA
- the crcB gene encoding fluoride efflux transporter CrcB, protein MTALLVVLGAAVGAPLRYAVDRVLQARHGAPWGTFAVNVAGSLVLGAVVGAAASAEVLALVGTGFCGALTTYSTFGWETLALGRDGRRAAAVLYAVGSVVAGLVAAGLGLALGAGLAG, encoded by the coding sequence GTGACCGCGCTGCTCGTCGTCCTCGGTGCGGCGGTCGGGGCGCCCCTGCGCTACGCCGTCGACCGCGTGCTGCAGGCCCGGCACGGGGCGCCGTGGGGCACGTTCGCCGTCAACGTCGCCGGGTCGCTCGTGCTCGGCGCGGTGGTCGGGGCCGCGGCGTCGGCGGAGGTGCTGGCGCTGGTCGGCACCGGGTTCTGCGGCGCGCTCACCACCTACTCGACGTTCGGCTGGGAGACGCTGGCGCTGGGCCGCGACGGGCGGCGGGCCGCGGCGGTGCTCTACGCCGTCGGCTCGGTGGTGGCCGGGCTGGTCGCGGCCGGGCTCGGCCTGGCGCTGGGCGCGGGGCTCGCCGGCTGA
- a CDS encoding UDP-N-acetylmuramate dehydrogenase yields the protein MGPVSTTELASLTTLRLGGPARRLVEATTAEAVVAAVRAADAAGEPLLVLGGGSNVVVDDAGWPGAVVHVATTGMRTEHRPDGTVLLTVEAGEDWDGVVAATVAEGLGGLECLSGIPGRTGATPVQNVGAYGVEIADLLVDVDLYDRRADAVREHVPAADLGLGYRTSTLKGRDDAVVLRVRFGLPGDGASAPIRYPELAAALGVEPGERVPAAAARDAVLALRRGKGMVLDAEDRDTWSAGSFFTNPIVDPERAPEGAPRWPAGERVKLPAAWLIQHAGFARGHAGPGGRVALSGKHVLALTHRGGGSAEDLLVLAREVRDAVRATFGVDLVPEPVLVGCRL from the coding sequence TTGGGCCCCGTGTCCACCACCGAACTGGCGTCGCTCACGACGCTGCGCCTGGGCGGCCCGGCCCGTCGGCTCGTCGAGGCCACCACCGCCGAGGCGGTCGTCGCCGCCGTCCGCGCCGCCGACGCCGCGGGCGAGCCGCTGCTCGTGCTCGGCGGCGGCTCCAACGTCGTCGTCGACGACGCCGGGTGGCCCGGCGCCGTCGTGCACGTCGCGACCACCGGGATGCGCACCGAGCACCGCCCCGACGGCACGGTCCTGCTCACCGTGGAGGCGGGGGAGGACTGGGACGGCGTCGTCGCGGCCACCGTCGCCGAGGGGCTGGGCGGGCTGGAGTGCCTGTCCGGCATCCCCGGGCGCACCGGGGCCACGCCGGTGCAGAACGTCGGCGCGTACGGCGTGGAGATCGCGGACCTGCTCGTCGACGTCGACCTCTACGACCGGCGCGCCGACGCCGTCCGCGAGCACGTCCCCGCCGCCGACCTCGGCCTGGGCTACCGCACCAGCACGCTGAAGGGCCGCGACGACGCCGTGGTGCTGCGGGTGCGGTTCGGGCTCCCCGGCGACGGAGCCAGCGCGCCGATCCGGTACCCCGAGCTCGCGGCGGCGCTCGGCGTCGAGCCGGGGGAGCGGGTGCCCGCGGCCGCGGCCCGCGACGCGGTGCTCGCGCTGCGCCGCGGCAAGGGCATGGTGCTCGACGCCGAGGACCGCGACACGTGGAGCGCGGGCTCGTTCTTCACCAACCCGATCGTCGACCCGGAGCGGGCGCCCGAGGGCGCGCCGCGCTGGCCCGCCGGCGAGCGGGTCAAGCTGCCCGCCGCCTGGCTGATCCAGCACGCCGGGTTCGCGCGCGGGCACGCCGGGCCGGGCGGTCGCGTCGCGCTGTCGGGCAAGCACGTGCTGGCGCTGACCCACCGCGGCGGCGGCAGCGCCGAGGACCTCCTCGTGCTCGCGCGTGAGGTGCGCGACGCCGTGCGTGCCACCTTCGGGGTCGACCTCGTGCCGGAGCCCGTCCTGGTCGGTTGCCGGCTGTAA
- a CDS encoding helix-turn-helix domain-containing protein, which yields MSRDDKQDRSAERVGQVVEQVGHAVEHAGHAVGQTVEGIGSYIRSQRELADVSLRQLARTAGVSNPYLSQIERGLRKPSAEILQQIAKGLRISAEALYVRAGILDERPASVVTDAVLADPTLTERQKQVLLDIYATFRRENDAAVDPRPTDKE from the coding sequence ATGAGCAGAGACGACAAGCAGGACCGGTCCGCCGAGCGGGTGGGCCAGGTCGTCGAGCAGGTCGGCCACGCGGTCGAGCACGCCGGTCACGCCGTCGGTCAGACCGTCGAGGGGATCGGGTCGTACATCCGCAGTCAGCGCGAGCTGGCCGATGTCTCGCTCCGACAGCTCGCGCGGACGGCCGGAGTCAGCAACCCCTACCTCAGCCAGATCGAGCGGGGCCTGCGCAAGCCGTCGGCCGAGATCCTCCAGCAGATCGCGAAGGGTCTCCGCATCTCCGCGGAGGCGCTCTACGTGAGAGCCGGGATCCTCGACGAACGCCCGGCGAGCGTCGTCACCGACGCCGTGCTCGCCGATCCGACCCTGACGGAGCGCCAGAAGCAGGTGCTCCTCGACATCTACGCCACGTTCCGCCGGGAGAACGACGCCGCCGTCGACCCCCGACCCACAGACAAGGAGTGA
- a CDS encoding ArsR/SmtB family transcription factor, whose amino-acid sequence MLVLAALADPVRRQIVELLGAGESTAGAIAERFPVSRPAVSRHLRVLREAGLVTSRVAGQHRVYVLDRAPLAELDRWLDGFRPLRAAAGPAGRLDALDTEMHRGRRQRRAAGGGDADERTA is encoded by the coding sequence GTGCTCGTCCTCGCCGCGCTCGCCGACCCGGTCCGCCGGCAGATCGTCGAGCTCCTGGGCGCGGGGGAGAGCACGGCGGGCGCGATCGCGGAGCGGTTCCCGGTCTCGCGGCCGGCCGTCAGCCGGCACCTGCGCGTGCTGCGGGAGGCCGGCCTCGTCACCTCGCGGGTGGCGGGCCAGCACCGCGTGTACGTGCTCGACCGCGCCCCGCTCGCCGAGCTGGACCGCTGGCTCGACGGGTTCCGCCCGCTGCGCGCCGCGGCGGGCCCCGCCGGGCGCCTGGACGCCTTGGACACCGAGATGCACCGCGGCCGGCGGCAGCGCCGCGCCGCAGGAGGAGGAGACGCCGATGAGCGCACCGCGTGA
- a CDS encoding DUF445 domain-containing protein — MDPATKARDLRRMKSLATGLLLVAAVVFLASRWWESADGPVWISYVRATAEAAMVGALADWFAVTALFRRPLGLPIPHTAIIPTKKDMIGDSLGDFVGENFLSEAVVRDKLARVEVSQRVGAWIGQPANADRVTAELATAARGVVTVLRDEDVQEVIDQVLVRKLMERPVGPPLGTVLEGILSDQSHHRLVDLVIDRAYDWVSQNQEMVLRVVHERAPSWSPRFVDDLIADRVFLEVQTFAWAVKTDPQHPLRLAVDRYLDEFATDLQNDPETIERAEKIKQQIVGHPDVQKFIGGAWGLVKGLILDAAADPSSALRVRVRDGLLSLGQRLSSDDALRAKLDGWLADAAGYVVRHYRGEITTLITDTVSRWDAEETSRKVELQVGRDLQFIRINGTVVGALAGLAIYAVSQVLFG, encoded by the coding sequence ATGGACCCCGCCACGAAGGCCCGTGACCTCCGGAGGATGAAGTCGCTGGCCACCGGCCTGCTGCTGGTGGCGGCCGTCGTCTTCCTGGCGTCCCGCTGGTGGGAGTCGGCCGACGGCCCGGTGTGGATCAGCTACGTCCGCGCCACCGCCGAGGCCGCGATGGTCGGCGCGCTGGCCGACTGGTTCGCCGTCACCGCGCTGTTCCGGCGCCCGCTGGGGCTGCCGATCCCGCACACGGCGATCATCCCGACGAAGAAGGACATGATCGGCGACAGCCTCGGCGACTTCGTCGGCGAGAACTTCCTGTCCGAGGCGGTGGTGCGCGACAAGCTGGCGCGCGTCGAGGTCTCCCAGCGGGTCGGCGCGTGGATCGGCCAGCCGGCCAACGCCGACCGCGTCACCGCGGAGCTCGCCACGGCGGCGCGCGGCGTCGTCACCGTCCTGCGCGACGAGGACGTGCAGGAGGTCATCGACCAGGTGCTCGTGCGCAAGCTGATGGAGCGCCCGGTCGGCCCGCCGCTGGGCACGGTGCTCGAGGGGATCCTGTCGGACCAGTCGCACCACCGGCTCGTCGACCTCGTCATCGACCGCGCCTACGACTGGGTGTCGCAGAACCAGGAGATGGTGCTGCGGGTGGTGCACGAGCGGGCGCCGTCGTGGTCGCCCCGGTTCGTCGACGACCTGATCGCCGACCGCGTGTTCCTCGAGGTCCAGACGTTCGCGTGGGCGGTGAAGACCGACCCGCAGCACCCGCTGCGCCTCGCCGTCGACCGCTACCTCGACGAGTTCGCCACCGACCTGCAGAACGACCCCGAGACCATCGAGCGCGCCGAAAAGATCAAGCAGCAGATCGTCGGGCACCCCGACGTGCAGAAGTTCATCGGCGGCGCGTGGGGCCTCGTCAAGGGGCTGATCCTCGACGCCGCCGCCGACCCGTCGAGCGCCCTGCGGGTGCGCGTGCGCGACGGGCTGCTGTCGCTGGGGCAGCGCCTGTCCTCCGACGACGCGCTGCGCGCCAAGCTCGACGGCTGGCTCGCCGACGCCGCCGGTTACGTCGTGCGGCACTACCGCGGCGAGATCACCACGCTGATCACCGACACCGTCTCGCGCTGGGACGCCGAGGAGACCAGCCGCAAGGTCGAGCTCCAGGTCGGGCGCGACCTCCAGTTCATCCGCATCAACGGCACGGTCGTCGGTGCGCTCGCGGGCCTGGCGATCTACGCGGTGAGCCAGGTGCTGTTCGGCTGA